The following coding sequences are from one Gemmatimonadales bacterium window:
- a CDS encoding alpha/beta hydrolase encodes MHHSRFGTRTLTRLIAIVWASGLLVASVSAQQPGLPTSLTHEAVVARIADLRKITTPNGIEALEELEIDGTRQWISIRGRDRANPILLMIHGGPGSPTMPVSWAFQGPWEDYFTVVQWDQRGVGKNALTADHAALAPTLTVESSVADAEAVVAHLRRRLDQDRVVVMGYSWGSIVGSLLAQRRPEWLYAYVGVGQASYRGDDYLFTRLIELATAARNQEALAELRTMAPYPNGVPPVQSVVTSRKWARHFGGAWYGRTDFGPYSSAPDWAPEYSDAERAAMDRASGWATVTLLAEMFSQRLDTLPPFKVPVVVLMGRHDLHTPHQPAREMYDRLEAPRKRFITFELSAHVPMMEEPGRFLRALIDEVLPLTRTAAARSPR; translated from the coding sequence ATGCATCACTCCCGATTCGGAACCAGAACTCTGACCCGCCTCATTGCCATCGTCTGGGCAAGCGGACTGCTGGTTGCCTCCGTGTCGGCACAGCAGCCAGGGCTACCGACCAGTCTGACTCATGAGGCCGTCGTTGCACGCATCGCAGACCTGCGGAAGATCACCACCCCGAACGGGATCGAAGCGCTCGAAGAACTCGAGATCGACGGCACCCGGCAGTGGATCTCGATCCGCGGTCGCGACCGCGCGAATCCGATCCTGCTGATGATTCACGGCGGCCCCGGCAGCCCGACGATGCCCGTCAGCTGGGCATTCCAGGGTCCCTGGGAGGACTACTTCACCGTGGTGCAGTGGGACCAGCGCGGCGTCGGCAAGAACGCCCTCACCGCCGACCATGCCGCTCTCGCCCCGACGCTCACGGTCGAGAGCTCGGTGGCCGACGCCGAGGCGGTGGTGGCGCATCTGCGGAGGCGGCTGGATCAGGACCGCGTCGTCGTGATGGGATACTCCTGGGGCTCGATCGTCGGCAGCCTGCTGGCACAGCGGCGTCCCGAATGGCTCTACGCCTACGTCGGCGTTGGTCAGGCGAGCTATCGGGGTGACGACTACCTCTTCACTCGGCTGATCGAGCTGGCCACCGCTGCGCGCAACCAGGAGGCGCTGGCCGAGCTGCGCACCATGGCGCCGTATCCGAACGGAGTGCCGCCGGTTCAGAGCGTGGTCACCTCGCGGAAGTGGGCCCGGCACTTCGGTGGCGCCTGGTACGGTCGCACCGACTTCGGTCCCTACTCATCCGCACCCGATTGGGCTCCGGAGTACAGTGATGCGGAGCGAGCCGCCATGGACCGCGCTTCGGGTTGGGCCACCGTGACGCTGCTCGCCGAAATGTTCAGCCAGCGGCTCGACACGCTGCCACCGTTCAAAGTGCCGGTGGTGGTTCTGATGGGGCGACACGATCTCCACACCCCGCATCAGCCAGCTCGCGAGATGTATGATCGGCTCGAGGCGCCGCGCAAGCGCTTCATCACGTTCGAACTGTCGGCCCATGTGCCGATGATGGAGGAGCCGGGCCGGTTCCTGAGGGCGCTGATCGATGAGGTTCTACCGCTGACTCGGACCGCGGCGGCGCGCAGCCCGCGTTGA
- a CDS encoding DUF4123 domain-containing protein, which yields MTTLQRTEIAPTVVDRWSQAGRLYALVDACDQPAVPIRCRETDPGSARSLYRGRAEEELWAIAPYLYRVDADTLGWIREVLWDEPWGALVLSGAGFEALYRHFRRFLIIESPTNESWYFRFYDPRVLSSYLAAPEVDLPGFFGPVDAFAIGRPDRSCELLWQRIGDRHVSLGGALR from the coding sequence GTGACCACGCTACAGCGGACTGAGATTGCGCCGACAGTTGTCGACCGGTGGTCCCAAGCCGGCCGCCTCTACGCGCTCGTCGATGCGTGCGACCAGCCTGCGGTTCCGATCCGTTGCCGAGAGACCGACCCCGGGAGCGCCCGGTCGCTCTATCGGGGGCGCGCCGAAGAAGAGCTGTGGGCCATCGCGCCATATCTGTACCGCGTCGATGCCGATACCCTTGGCTGGATTCGCGAGGTGCTGTGGGACGAGCCGTGGGGCGCCTTGGTGCTGTCCGGTGCAGGCTTCGAGGCGCTCTACCGTCACTTCCGCCGTTTCCTGATCATCGAGAGCCCGACCAACGAGTCCTGGTACTTCCGATTCTACGATCCGCGCGTGCTGTCGAGTTACCTCGCGGCGCCCGAGGTCGATCTCCCTGGCTTCTTCGGCCCGGTCGACGCGTTTGCGATCGGTCGTCCCGACCGTTCCTGTGAGCTGCTCTGGCAGCGAATCGGCGACCGCCATGTGTCGTTAGGCGGAGCACTCCGATGA
- a CDS encoding PepSY domain-containing protein has protein sequence MPEPTEPRRPRSGPDPDWVRAEKAIEARLPDGQPVGRRILAYETEQRSLHPALAPVRRIDLSVLASGPDVVVFFDREDGLVGWRDDGRLGAPTRPSAPGPEVGQAVIAELELARAEVREQRPVFLDPLGWTYEVRVRAAIRGRAGAVRAWVEPASHRVIQVLSGRAFEVSDGAIEYRARLAMLELFESRLRRAGIRPKPAHRYLVLALKNVEGYGGGRQVRLATWRHWSAAAVEIDGPGGPIVGWSLARLADPPARRSLPIASLIAAAARAAPPPAGASDPRARRIGQGDPVRSWQVTWRHRAEGVPVEGDFHQVEVHAELGRPIGVRTRWAPSLPPAVASLSAEEALRLALAARTERALDPAMVPGTPALCFVRPLELADPDHRLAWRVGFADAAGTADLYIDAVDGRVVATGGAR, from the coding sequence TTGCCTGAGCCAACCGAGCCCCGCCGCCCGCGGTCCGGCCCCGACCCGGATTGGGTACGTGCTGAGAAAGCCATCGAGGCGCGCCTGCCTGACGGCCAGCCGGTCGGGCGGCGCATCCTGGCCTACGAGACCGAGCAGCGCAGCTTGCACCCTGCGCTGGCGCCGGTTCGGCGCATCGATCTGTCGGTGCTGGCCTCAGGTCCCGATGTCGTGGTCTTCTTCGATCGGGAGGACGGCCTCGTGGGCTGGCGCGACGACGGTCGGCTCGGTGCCCCCACGAGGCCATCCGCGCCTGGCCCGGAGGTCGGGCAGGCCGTCATCGCTGAACTCGAGCTGGCCCGTGCGGAGGTGCGGGAGCAGCGACCGGTCTTTCTCGATCCGCTGGGCTGGACCTATGAGGTCCGAGTCCGTGCCGCGATCCGGGGCCGAGCGGGCGCCGTGCGCGCCTGGGTCGAGCCAGCCTCGCACCGGGTGATTCAGGTGCTGAGCGGCCGGGCGTTCGAGGTGTCGGACGGCGCCATCGAGTATCGTGCGCGCCTGGCGATGCTGGAACTGTTCGAATCCCGGCTCCGTCGCGCCGGAATTCGGCCCAAGCCAGCGCATCGGTACCTCGTGCTGGCGCTCAAGAATGTTGAAGGCTACGGTGGCGGGCGTCAGGTTCGGCTGGCCACCTGGCGTCACTGGTCCGCGGCCGCGGTCGAGATCGACGGCCCAGGCGGGCCGATCGTCGGATGGTCGCTGGCCCGCCTGGCCGACCCGCCGGCGCGGCGGTCGCTGCCGATCGCGTCGCTGATCGCGGCAGCAGCCAGAGCGGCACCCCCGCCGGCCGGCGCGAGCGACCCCAGGGCCAGGCGGATCGGTCAGGGCGACCCGGTGCGATCGTGGCAAGTGACCTGGCGCCACCGCGCCGAGGGAGTCCCCGTCGAGGGCGACTTTCACCAGGTCGAGGTGCACGCCGAACTGGGGCGCCCGATCGGTGTCAGAACACGTTGGGCACCGTCGCTGCCGCCGGCCGTTGCGAGCCTGAGCGCGGAGGAGGCGCTGCGACTGGCGCTGGCCGCCCGGACCGAACGGGCTCTCGATCCGGCCATGGTGCCCGGAACTCCTGCACTCTGTTTCGTGCGCCCGCTCGAGCTGGCTGACCCCGACCATCGGCTGGCCTGGCGGGTCGGCTTTGCCGATGCGGCCGGCACGGCTGACCTCTACATCGATGCGGTCGACGGCCGTGTCGTCGCAACCGGCGGGGCGCGCTGA
- a CDS encoding tetratricopeptide repeat protein: protein MLQQAGDWRGADSVWRGIVADLAGQHRRDSLYATILGNLGTAESQLGLLREGEERQRAGVAIWRSIPGDHSLSLVHALNNLGVSLGRQQRWAAAESLHREAYGIARARLGRGHAVTVAALNGLAGALDLQDRLAEADTAYREVLEIRRELLGSEHPEYLFTLFNYAAFLLVQDRCVEAVTHAREVLEHRGTTLAESHPGVASSRQTVGRCLDRLPGGDRDEAGRALLESLQLRRKYLPPTHWLVRVSESVYGEHLGLVGRFREAEPLLVGAHRGLVDQFGADAPRAREAAARLAALRQQAAVARR from the coding sequence GTGCTGCAGCAGGCCGGCGACTGGCGCGGCGCCGACAGCGTCTGGCGCGGCATCGTGGCCGATCTCGCCGGGCAGCACCGGCGTGACAGTCTCTACGCGACGATTCTCGGCAATCTCGGCACGGCGGAATCGCAGCTCGGCCTCCTCCGCGAAGGCGAGGAGCGCCAACGCGCCGGCGTGGCCATCTGGCGGAGCATTCCCGGCGACCACAGTCTCTCTCTCGTGCACGCGCTCAACAACCTGGGCGTCAGCCTCGGCCGTCAGCAGCGCTGGGCAGCGGCGGAGTCGCTCCACCGCGAAGCGTACGGCATCGCGCGCGCACGCCTGGGTCGCGGGCATGCCGTTACGGTAGCCGCGCTCAACGGACTCGCCGGCGCGCTCGATCTTCAGGATCGCCTGGCCGAGGCCGACACGGCGTATCGCGAGGTGCTCGAGATCCGCCGCGAGCTGCTCGGCTCCGAGCATCCCGAGTATCTCTTTACGCTCTTCAACTACGCGGCCTTCCTGCTGGTGCAGGATCGCTGTGTCGAGGCCGTCACGCACGCGCGCGAGGTGTTGGAGCACCGCGGCACCACCCTCGCCGAGAGCCATCCGGGAGTCGCCAGCAGTCGGCAAACGGTCGGGCGCTGCCTCGATCGCCTACCCGGCGGCGACCGGGATGAGGCGGGCCGGGCTCTCCTGGAAAGCCTGCAGCTCCGCCGTAAGTATCTCCCCCCGACGCACTGGCTGGTTCGCGTCTCCGAAAGCGTCTACGGCGAGCATCTCGGCCTCGTCGGACGGTTCCGGGAGGCCGAGCCACTCCTCGTCGGTGCGCACCGGGGGCTGGTCGACCAATTCGGCGCCGATGCGCCGCGCGCACGCGAGGCCGCGGCCAGACTGGCCGCGTTACGTCAGCAAGCCGCGGTGGCGCGGCGTTAG
- a CDS encoding PadR family transcriptional regulator, giving the protein MAGDKLDLLQGTLDLIVLKLLQGGPANGWQLTQTIQLVSRGTLDVNYGSLYPALRRLEAKGMVSAEWGPSENNRRARFYKLTPAGRKQLAKERADWERFTGALGLILATE; this is encoded by the coding sequence ATGGCTGGGGACAAACTCGACCTGCTGCAAGGCACGCTGGATCTCATCGTGCTCAAGCTGCTGCAAGGCGGACCAGCCAACGGCTGGCAGCTGACGCAGACGATTCAGCTCGTCTCGCGCGGAACGCTCGACGTCAACTACGGCTCGCTCTACCCCGCCCTCCGCCGACTCGAGGCCAAGGGCATGGTCAGCGCCGAGTGGGGGCCAAGCGAGAACAATCGCCGGGCGCGGTTCTATAAGTTGACGCCAGCCGGGCGGAAGCAGCTGGCCAAAGAACGCGCCGACTGGGAGCGATTCACCGGCGCACTCGGCCTGATCCTCGCGACCGAGTGA
- a CDS encoding serine/threonine protein kinase, whose amino-acid sequence MAAGQEQLTSPSIEGYRIVRLIGSGGMGLVYEAVHEGDGFQHRVALKLIRHGMDSDRALRRFRQERQILARLQHPNIATLLDGGITGDGRPYLVIEYVDGTPLLSYCDSRRLGLRERIDLLLQIASAVGTAHQNLIVHRDLKPANVLVTPAGETKLLDFGIATLLRDSGDSGPATDVGARAYTPEYASPELIRGDPVTVAADVYALGVTACELLAGARPFGRGELSVTAFEQTVLNGEPPRPSSLVNETAARNRRESLTSLQRALRGELDNIMLMALRKDVDRRYPSVEALADDLRRHLGGQPVTAQPDRLAYRARKFVARNRAVVGLSALVAALLIGGIAVATDQARRAEAAAGAAERERSRAEAVSSFLVEMFAAPDSGPSGRPVTVV is encoded by the coding sequence GTGGCAGCAGGCCAGGAGCAACTGACCAGCCCCTCCATCGAAGGGTACCGGATCGTCCGCCTGATCGGGTCGGGCGGCATGGGCTTGGTCTACGAAGCAGTTCACGAGGGCGACGGGTTCCAGCACCGCGTCGCGCTAAAGCTGATCCGCCATGGGATGGATTCCGACCGTGCCCTGCGGCGCTTTCGTCAGGAACGGCAGATCCTCGCCCGGCTCCAGCACCCCAACATCGCCACGCTGCTCGACGGCGGCATCACCGGCGACGGACGGCCGTATCTCGTAATCGAGTACGTCGACGGGACACCGTTGCTCAGCTATTGCGACTCCCGCCGTCTCGGCCTTCGGGAACGAATCGACCTGCTCCTCCAGATCGCGAGCGCGGTCGGAACCGCCCACCAGAACCTGATCGTGCATCGCGATCTCAAGCCGGCCAACGTCCTAGTCACCCCGGCGGGGGAAACCAAGCTGCTCGATTTCGGGATCGCCACGCTGCTGCGCGACAGCGGTGACAGCGGCCCGGCCACGGATGTCGGCGCCCGAGCCTATACCCCGGAGTACGCCAGCCCCGAGCTGATCCGCGGCGACCCCGTCACCGTGGCCGCCGACGTCTACGCCTTGGGCGTGACTGCCTGCGAGTTGCTGGCCGGCGCGCGTCCCTTCGGGCGCGGCGAACTCAGCGTGACGGCCTTCGAGCAGACCGTCCTGAACGGCGAGCCACCCCGACCGAGCAGCCTGGTGAACGAGACTGCCGCCCGCAACCGTCGCGAGTCCCTGACGAGCCTGCAACGGGCCCTCCGCGGCGAGCTCGACAACATCATGCTGATGGCGCTGCGCAAGGACGTCGACCGGCGCTATCCCTCGGTCGAGGCCCTGGCCGACGACCTCCGCCGCCACCTGGGCGGACAACCGGTCACCGCGCAGCCGGACCGGCTGGCCTACCGGGCCCGTAAGTTCGTCGCCCGGAACCGCGCGGTCGTCGGTCTCTCGGCGCTGGTCGCCGCGCTGCTGATCGGCGGTATCGCCGTTGCGACCGATCAGGCCCGCCGCGCCGAGGCCGCTGCCGGCGCCGCCGAGCGGGAGCGGAGCCGCGCCGAGGCCGTCAGCAGCTTCCTCGTCGAGATGTTCGCAGCGCCGGACTCGGGGCCGTCGGGTCGCCCCGTCACCGTCGTGTAA
- a CDS encoding YegP family protein: MTMAGWYEVDTSADGQFKFVLKAANGEVILSSELYKAKASAQAGIASVQVNCGADERYERNTASNGKFYFNLKAANSQVIGTSQMYASTDSREGGISSVKANGASTTIKDNT, translated from the coding sequence GTGACCATGGCCGGATGGTATGAGGTGGATACGAGTGCGGATGGACAGTTCAAGTTCGTGCTGAAGGCTGCGAATGGCGAAGTCATTCTCAGCAGCGAACTCTACAAGGCCAAGGCGTCGGCACAAGCCGGCATCGCGTCGGTTCAGGTGAATTGCGGGGCGGATGAACGTTACGAGCGGAACACGGCGTCGAACGGGAAGTTCTACTTCAACCTGAAGGCGGCGAACTCCCAGGTCATCGGTACGAGCCAGATGTATGCTTCGACCGATTCGCGTGAGGGGGGGATCAGCTCCGTCAAAGCGAACGGTGCATCGACGACGATCAAGGACAACACCTAG
- a CDS encoding PD40 domain-containing protein, which yields MPHHRPRRGYLGASLIALLAVATATSLDAQPKPDSAWSIEKIHGPSLPFAVTLDEGTWMSLDLSPDGRTIVFDLLGDLYTMPITGGTATRITQGPAFDQQPRFSPDGKRIVFVSDRSGSSNLWFVEPDGSNPRALTTDRAWGFSSPVFTPDGDYVITRRASLNDQGSGITLFMYHVDGGGTGVELFKGENAPAGPALSRDGRWLYFSTRQPFDRGGAVIKRFDRHTGRILPLTSGYGGAVRPAVSPDGRTLVFGRRIDAQQVLVLRDLETGAERVVYRGLDRDEQETTGSADLLPGYAFTPDGSEVIVSARGKFRRITLATGAEQLIPFSARFEQTLTERVMVASRLDDGPVPIKLLRWHHASPDGRRIAFSAAGQNYLYDVASRQTRQVGSGSGHQFSPAISPDGRWIAWVDWRDSTGGHVYKAPIDGGTPVRLTTRAAHYVNPAWSADGRKLVVLQGSGGEFRGDRGTESLYYEVRWLDATTAGPAHFVTAFPKRGIRRQIVRPKFDPTGTRIYFSESEGGSNLIPRSTDLISVALDGTDRRIHLRFLFADDLIPSPDGKWVAFTEQHNVYVVPLPVAGSTPVEVRLDGGVLPVRRLSQEGGAWVDWAADGNSITWGWGPNFYRLPLERARLTKGTAAADTVHIALTAPRLRPTGQVALRNARIITMGAAGTIDRGDIVVEGGRIRAIGASGSVPIPSGATVLDISGKTVMPGMIDLHAHYYDEDTELLPERDWALAAQLAYGVTTIRDVSVRSQTVFTLAEMVETGRMIGPRIFSTGDIIWGWNAPFASPVASLDDARRQVRRLKALGATLVKQYMQQRRDQRQWVVQAAREEGLIVTPEGGGQTFFDLTMVMDGHSGIEHAIPTAPLYRDVISLFAAAKTDYVPTLIVGYGGPTAETYFHQKYDVHDDAKLRRFTPHLYLDEKARRRALLPEEDYHFIDVAKAAAAILKAGGNVGLGAHGNRQGLGAHWELWGLALGGLTPLEALRTATVIPAAAMGLDRDIGSLETGKMADLVILDANPLDDIRNTERISHVMKAGVLRDGNTLDEVWPARRPFGTFYWQGYGAVVR from the coding sequence ATGCCTCACCACCGCCCCCGCCGGGGATACCTCGGCGCGTCACTGATCGCGCTGCTGGCCGTCGCGACCGCAACATCGCTTGACGCGCAGCCCAAACCCGACAGCGCCTGGTCGATCGAGAAGATTCATGGGCCAAGTCTCCCCTTTGCCGTGACCCTCGATGAGGGAACCTGGATGTCACTCGATCTGTCGCCCGACGGGCGGACCATCGTCTTCGATCTCCTGGGCGACCTGTACACCATGCCGATCACGGGCGGAACAGCCACCCGGATCACTCAGGGCCCGGCCTTCGATCAGCAGCCGCGCTTTTCGCCTGACGGCAAGCGGATCGTCTTCGTCTCCGATCGCTCCGGCTCGTCCAATCTCTGGTTCGTCGAGCCCGATGGCTCGAATCCGAGGGCCCTGACCACCGACCGCGCCTGGGGCTTCTCGTCACCGGTGTTCACGCCGGACGGCGACTACGTCATCACTCGTCGCGCCTCGCTCAACGATCAGGGTTCGGGCATCACCCTTTTCATGTACCACGTCGACGGCGGGGGTACCGGGGTCGAGCTCTTCAAGGGAGAGAACGCGCCGGCAGGTCCCGCGCTCTCGCGTGACGGGCGCTGGCTCTACTTCTCGACCCGACAGCCCTTCGATCGCGGCGGCGCCGTCATCAAGCGGTTCGATCGTCACACCGGCCGGATCCTGCCGCTCACCTCGGGATACGGTGGCGCCGTCCGCCCGGCGGTCAGCCCCGACGGCCGGACCCTCGTCTTCGGGCGACGCATCGATGCGCAGCAGGTGCTGGTATTGCGCGACCTCGAAACCGGCGCCGAGCGGGTGGTTTATCGCGGCCTCGACCGCGACGAGCAGGAAACCACCGGATCTGCCGACTTGCTGCCCGGCTACGCCTTCACACCCGACGGGTCCGAGGTCATCGTCTCGGCCCGCGGCAAGTTCCGTCGCATCACGCTCGCCACCGGCGCAGAGCAGCTCATTCCCTTCTCGGCACGCTTCGAGCAGACCCTGACCGAGCGAGTCATGGTCGCCTCGCGGCTCGACGACGGCCCGGTGCCGATCAAGCTGCTTCGCTGGCATCATGCCTCACCCGACGGGCGGCGGATTGCCTTCAGCGCAGCCGGACAGAACTACCTCTACGACGTGGCCAGCCGGCAAACCCGCCAGGTCGGCAGCGGGTCGGGCCACCAGTTCTCTCCCGCCATCTCGCCGGACGGCCGCTGGATTGCCTGGGTCGACTGGCGCGACTCGACCGGTGGGCACGTCTACAAAGCCCCGATCGACGGCGGCACCCCGGTTCGCCTCACCACCCGGGCGGCGCACTACGTCAACCCTGCCTGGTCCGCAGATGGGCGGAAACTCGTGGTGCTGCAAGGCTCGGGCGGTGAGTTCCGCGGCGACCGTGGCACCGAAAGCCTCTACTACGAAGTCCGCTGGCTCGATGCGACCACCGCGGGCCCGGCGCATTTCGTCACCGCGTTTCCGAAGCGCGGCATCCGGCGGCAGATCGTCCGCCCCAAGTTCGACCCGACCGGCACCCGGATCTACTTCTCCGAGAGCGAAGGCGGCTCGAACCTGATACCGCGGTCGACCGACCTGATCTCGGTCGCGCTCGACGGCACCGACCGGCGGATTCACCTCCGCTTCCTGTTTGCGGATGATCTGATACCCTCGCCCGACGGCAAGTGGGTTGCCTTTACCGAGCAACACAACGTCTACGTCGTGCCGCTGCCGGTGGCGGGGTCCACACCGGTCGAGGTCCGACTCGACGGAGGCGTCCTCCCGGTGCGCCGGCTGAGCCAGGAGGGTGGGGCCTGGGTCGACTGGGCCGCCGACGGCAACAGCATCACCTGGGGCTGGGGGCCGAACTTCTATCGTCTCCCGCTCGAGCGTGCCCGGCTGACCAAGGGTACCGCGGCCGCCGATACCGTTCACATCGCGCTGACCGCGCCGAGGCTTCGCCCCACCGGCCAGGTCGCGCTGCGCAACGCGCGAATCATCACCATGGGCGCCGCCGGCACCATCGACCGCGGTGACATCGTGGTCGAGGGCGGACGGATCCGAGCCATCGGCGCCTCGGGATCCGTGCCGATTCCGAGCGGCGCCACCGTGCTCGACATCAGCGGCAAGACGGTCATGCCGGGTATGATCGACCTCCACGCCCACTACTACGACGAGGACACCGAGCTGCTGCCCGAGCGCGACTGGGCTCTTGCCGCGCAACTGGCGTATGGCGTCACCACCATCCGTGACGTCTCCGTGCGCAGCCAGACGGTGTTCACCCTGGCCGAAATGGTGGAAACCGGGCGGATGATCGGCCCGCGCATCTTCAGCACCGGCGACATCATCTGGGGCTGGAACGCGCCCTTCGCGAGCCCGGTGGCCAGCCTGGACGACGCCCGCCGCCAGGTGCGCCGCCTCAAGGCACTGGGTGCCACGCTGGTCAAGCAGTACATGCAGCAGCGGCGCGATCAGCGTCAGTGGGTGGTGCAGGCCGCACGGGAGGAGGGCCTGATCGTGACGCCCGAAGGCGGGGGCCAGACCTTCTTCGACCTCACCATGGTGATGGACGGGCACAGCGGGATCGAGCACGCCATTCCCACGGCGCCTCTCTATCGCGACGTGATTTCACTGTTTGCTGCCGCGAAGACCGACTACGTCCCCACCCTGATCGTGGGCTACGGCGGACCGACCGCGGAGACCTATTTCCACCAGAAGTACGACGTCCATGACGACGCCAAGCTGCGCCGCTTCACGCCCCACCTCTACCTCGACGAAAAGGCCCGACGCCGGGCGCTGCTGCCCGAAGAGGACTATCACTTCATCGACGTGGCCAAGGCCGCGGCCGCCATCCTCAAGGCCGGCGGCAACGTCGGGCTCGGTGCGCACGGCAACCGCCAGGGGCTCGGCGCGCACTGGGAGCTCTGGGGCTTGGCACTGGGCGGGCTGACGCCGCTCGAGGCGCTGCGCACCGCGACGGTCATTCCCGCCGCGGCCATGGGCCTCGACCGCGACATCGGCTCACTGGAGACGGGCAAGATGGCCGACCTCGTGATCCTGGATGCCAACCCACTAGACGACATCAGGAACACGGAGCGGATCAGTCACGTCATGAAGGCGGGTGTCCTGCGCGACGGCAACACGCTCGACGAAGTGTGGCCGGCGCGCCGACCGTTCGGCACGTTCTACTGGCAAGGCTACGGCGCGGTGGTGCGCTAG
- a CDS encoding ester cyclase, with protein MSTDPAVFLTRWFEEVWNRRRGDAIDELMAPSCLTKVEGMDQPLTRDAFKDYHRAFLSAVPDLRAEVLFVTTDGTRSIVSWRARGTHLGPGLGIPPSRKPVDFAGLSVFEIADERIVSGLDRWNRGEMIASLMQVRIDEICDHAGLTRREAQVALLMADRLTYSEIAADLRIKPNTARRFCERVLRKLDVHRRQDVAKALGRIPGSVLNRHGDDLDRSSRPT; from the coding sequence ATGAGCACCGACCCCGCGGTCTTCCTGACGCGCTGGTTCGAGGAGGTCTGGAATCGTCGACGCGGGGATGCGATCGACGAGCTGATGGCGCCCTCATGTTTGACGAAGGTCGAGGGTATGGACCAGCCGCTCACGCGTGACGCCTTCAAGGACTATCACCGGGCCTTTCTCAGCGCGGTTCCCGACCTCAGGGCCGAAGTCCTGTTTGTGACCACCGACGGTACCCGATCGATCGTCAGTTGGCGCGCACGCGGTACCCACCTGGGCCCCGGCCTGGGGATCCCGCCGTCCCGCAAGCCGGTCGACTTTGCCGGCCTCAGCGTGTTCGAGATTGCCGACGAGCGGATCGTGAGCGGCCTCGATCGCTGGAATCGCGGCGAGATGATTGCCAGCCTGATGCAGGTCCGGATCGACGAGATCTGCGATCACGCCGGCCTGACCCGACGGGAAGCGCAGGTGGCGCTGCTGATGGCCGACCGGCTGACCTACTCGGAGATTGCCGCCGACCTCCGCATCAAGCCGAACACGGCGCGCCGATTCTGCGAACGGGTGCTGCGGAAGCTCGACGTGCACCGGCGCCAGGACGTGGCCAAAGCGCTGGGCAGGATTCCCGGCTCGGTGCTGAACCGCCACGGCGACGATCTCGACCGCAGCTCGCGCCCCACCTAA